GGACAAGACCATCTGCTTTTACAACTGAGGGTGCTTGAGGAGCGAATCCCCCAGTCAGGTCGTGGTGTGTTAATCTTCCCACATGCCAGAGTTGCGCAACAATTTTTCCTCCTTCCTCATGAACAGCACCAGTTACCTTTCTCCAAGCATTTACTTGGTCTTCTGTATACAACCCTGGCACACCCAATGTTCCTTTGCCCCTAAGAGTTGGATTAATACCCTCTGTTATTATAAGACCTACACCATCTTTGGCGCGTCTTCGGTAGTAAGCAACGATATCCTCACCAACAATGCCAGAAGTATTGTTAGCAAAACTACGTGTCATTGGAGCCATAACAATTTTTGTTCTAAGGTTCCAATTAATGATTTTAATTTGATTTAATAGATCATTTTTTTCCATGTTCATAACTCCTTTATAATGGTATTAACTTCTTGCATAATTTTATATAATGAAAGTAAGTAAATATATAGAAAACTAAAGTTAATATTGGTCCGGTACTTTTAAATTCATTTATTTTTATATATTTCACTTATAAAATAAAGGTGGTCTTATATATGGATAACTTAGATAAACAAATTCTCCTAGTTCTACAGGAGAAAGGTCGAATTTCGATGACGGAACTGGGAAAAGAGGTAGCATTATCTCAACCAGCAGTTACTGAAAGAGTTCGAAGAATGGAAGAAAAGGGGATCATTGATCATTATAGGGCTATAGTTAGACCTGGAAAAATAAACAAGCCTATAACAGCCTTTGTTTTATTCCAGACCAAAGGGTGTGAAAGTTTTGTGCAATTTTGTAATGAATCAAACGACGTAATCGAATTACATAGGATAAGTGGGCAATATAATTTTTTGGTAAAAGTTGTTACAGAAACTCTTCAAGCGCTAGAAGTTGCAATTAATGAGATGGGCACATTCGGAGATTCAACTACATTAATAGTGCTTTCATCACCTATAGAAAATGATAAATTAATTCCCTTAATAAAAAACTAAATCATATTAAACATCGATTAAGGGATAATTTATTGAAATGCTTATTGAAGCAGCAAAGTGTGATTGCTCTTTTAATTGAGGAAGAGGGTTTGTTGATAATGTGGAGGCGGCTATGAGAGATAGAAGTTCACTAATAATAATTGAAAATAAACAGGTTGTCTTAGAAGAATTAGGAGTAGAAGTCAAAGTTAACGAGTGCATTTCAGAAGTTGAATTTAATGGAACACAATACTTTTTTCTTTCTCAAATCATTGCTGGAGCATTTGGAACTGGGAAAGGTGAGGAATACACTGATGAAAATAGAGATAGAGGAACTTACTTGCCAATGTGGGTAGATATAGAAAGTTTATCGTCTATTGAGGTTAGACCGAAAGAAGTTGCTTTAAAGGTGAAATCCTTACTCAATTAAATGGGGCGTTAACTAATAATTATATTACAAGGTATCTCGAATTCAAGTCTTCAGCATAAGGGTGCAAGAATTGAGTTAAATGGTTGGTGATGAAATGAAGAAATTAGTTAAGCAATTTGTATATGACTTTCCCAAGTTTAATGATTTATTAGAAGAGCATATAGAACTTAATGAAGAAATTTTGCCTCATGTATTCTTCGGTGAATGTAACGAATATTTCAAAGAGTTCCTTAAAAAAGACGATAAAGAAGAGCTTAAGAAGTTATTTGATTTCTTTGAGAGAATGGCAATTGAAGGTGATGACTACACTAAGGAAATATTAAGTGTGACTATCCTTGCAAGGCTAGGTGATGATAAAGATATCCTTAATATAAGTTATAAATATATGAGGGAAGAAACAAGGAACTTTTCAAATGAAATTGAAAAGTTTTGGGGTAGATAATGAAATCAGTAGACTTAAGTAAAAATAATCCTAAAACAAATCTTGAATTCAAATCTTCGACAATTGGGCGCTTTTCTGGAATAGAGAAGCCTCTTTCTTTATGGACTTGGCTGGCTTGGTCAGCATAATAGAATAAAGAATTGTCTTAAATCTGTTTCTTTGAAATAATTAGTAATAAAGAAAAATCAAATGGATAGTTACTTATTATTTACAAGGAGAGCATGCTAAATGATTCAATACAAAAGTAGAAATTTGACAGTTTTTCAAAGTTCGTTGTATATGACTACTTCAGCTATAATACACACAGACGAAGTAATTATTATGACAGATCCAAATTGGTTACCTAATGAAGTTGAAAGAATTAGGAATTATGTTAATAGTATAAAAGGTGATAAGCAGCTATACATTATTTACACACATAGTGATTATGATCATGTTATAGGGTCTGGTGCATTTCCTGATGCAAAAGTCATTGCAACAGAAGAATTAAAAAATAGTTCTCAAAAAGGTGAAATAGTGAAGAAAATACATGCATTTGACCAAGGGTATTATTTACATAGAAACTATGAACCGGAGTACCCTTCAGTAGATATTGCTGTTGCAAATGATGGAGAAACGTTAAATTTAGGAACGATATCTCTAACATTTTATAAGGCACCTGGGCACACTAAGGATGGTTTATTTACGGTAATTGAACCATATGGAATATTTTTAACCGGTGATTATCTTTCAGATATAGAGTTTCCATTCATATTTAGTAGCTACAAAGATTACATTAAGACCATGAAAAAAGCCGAAGAGATATTAAGAATACATAATATAAAAGTTCATGTTCCTGGCCATGGAACTACTACCGAAGAACCTACTGAGATAAGAAATAGAATAGACTTTTCTAAATTTTATTTAAAGGAATTGAAAAAAGATGGAGAAGCTTTGGAAAACCTTTGTCTTAAAAAGTACCCTTTCTATGAAGGGATGAAAAATATTCATTTTGATAATATAAAAATGGCTAATAATGGAGAAAAAATTTAGAGATTCATATACGGTGTGCAATTTATCTCGAATTCAAGTCTTTAGCAAATGTACGCAATAGTTTAACATCGTGCTTTTATAAAATAGGCGGTGATTGTCATTAAAGTAATACCATTTAAATTAGCAGTTATTTTATTAAGTATCTTTCAAATATATTCAATCTATAAAAATTGGGAAAATGATTTTCAAACGAGTTTAATCTCAATCTTAATTCTTATAGGTTGTATTATTTTAATAATGCTAGATATTTTCTTTAAAGATGATTCAAAGAAACAGTGAATCTAGTGCTACTCAAAACACTTAATTAAATCAGCAAAGGGTTTTCTACTTGAAGATCCTTTTTTTTCTATATTTTTAATTCGTTATTAGTTAAATATTTTTTCCACAAGAACATCTTTTTTTGTGTTTTTGATGTAGTACCGTTAAATTGTTTTGATATTTTAAATAGGAATGCTCGAATATTAAGTGAAAAAGTAGTCAATATGTGTGTTTTCTTATCTTTAGATAGAGTTTTATGATAATATAAACTATTGAGAAAACGGACGAAAAAAAATATAAATATAGCTTTAATTGAGGTGTTTCAGTGGAGAATAAATTTATCAGGGGGACTTTATTTTTAACTATAGCAACCCTACTATCTAAGATTTTGGGCTTCATATACATTATCCCGTTTACGTTTCTCGTTGGGGAACAAGGATACATTTTGTATAAGTATGCCTACACTCCATATACCTTAATGTTAAGTCTTTCTACAATTGGCCTTCCACTTGCTGTTTCCAAATTTGTTTCGAAATATAATGCATTAGGTAACTATAGAGTTGGATTAACTCTATTAAAATATGGAACATATTTAATGATTTTAAGTGGTATTATCTCATTCACTGTTCTGTATTTAATGGCACCATTCTTAGCAGGACTTGTAATTGACCCTAATGATCAAACAGGTAATTCGTTAGCAGATGTTCAGCACGTAATACGACTTGTCAGCTTTGCTTTGTTAATAATTCCAGTTATGAGTATCTTTAGGGGGTATTTCCAAGGAAGCCAATCAATGGGACCATCGGCATTAAGTACAGTAATCGAACAGCTAGTAAGAATCATATTCATCTTGGTTGGTGCATATGTAACGATTCATATATTTAATGGTTCACTTACAAATGCTGTTGGGGTTGCAACTTTTGCCGCATTTATAGGTGGGATAGCGGGATTTATTATATTATTAGTCGTTTTTTTAAAGCGAAGAGCATTAATAAAAAAACAAAGGGATTTGAGTTCTAGTAATGAAGATATAAATATAATATCAATGTTTAAGGAATTGAGTGGGTATGCCATTCCTTTTGTTATTACAGGACTAGCGTTACCGATTTATCAGACGATAGATACCTATACTATTAATCCATTGTTTCAGTCAATGAATTACACACTTGGTGAAGCAGAGACCATTAATGCAGTTATAGGTTTAGTTCAAATTCTTGTATTGGTTCCTGTGTCGCTAGCAACGGCATTCGGTATGTCTTTAATACCAGGTATAACATCTGCTTTTATAAGTAATAGAATGATAGAAGTACAAAGTAAGATCTCACAGACCATCCAAATTCTGATGTTCTTTACTTTGCCAGCTGCTATGGGGTTATGTATTCTTGGAGAACCAATTTATAGAATGGTGTTTGGGTACGAAAATAAAAATAGTCCTGAGCTAGGTGGATTTATTCTACAATGGTATTCTTTAGCTGCGATAGTGTTTGCGTTGTTTACGGTAACATCTGCAATTATGCAAGGGATTAATAAGCAAAATAAATTAATTACTGGCATTATATTAGGTATCTGTTTAAAGATTGTTTTAAACTTTAAACTTGTGCTATATTTCGAAGAAGTAGGTCCAGTTTTAGCAACTTACTTAGGTTTTATCATATCAATTATATACAACATATTCATAATTAAGAGAACGATTGGATTTAAGATAATTCCCTTACTCAAGACAATAAAATCCATTTTATTGTTAGTTTTAGCAATGACCTTGGCTGTTTGGTGTGTGAAAGAACTGCTTGAATTATGGTTACCTGGAACTTTAAGTTTATATTATCGGTCTCTAATCATTTCAATTATCTCTATTATTATTGGGATATCCCTTTATTTAGGTGTAGGTTCGAGACTGACTTTAGTAAAAAATTTAGCAATGAAAAATAGAAAATAAAATAATAAATAGCGACTGATTCACCAGTCGCTTATTGTAGAATATTTGTGAAATGACATTAATATCTTTGGTGATTATTTCGAAAACTAGTCTTCAAGATAAGGACGCGATGGTGTAACATCGCGTTTTTATTATGTTTTAAAGTGTTGTTGTAAGGTTTGAGTGGCTTTGAAATAATCAGTAGTAAGTTAAAGCAGCGGATTACTTCTAAAATGATATATTTTTAAGGTGTATTTAAATAAAAACAACTACAAAATAACTATCCAAAACCTTCAACTAATGGGTGTGCTAGTTGAAGAAGAATTAAGTGATTGTAGAATTGAGATCATATTTAGTTATTCCATTTAAGGGCACGATTGTGAAGTAACAAAAAGGTCTAATACCCCAACTTTAATGCTCGGAAATCGGACCTTTTTATATTTACATACAGTGCAAAATAATTCCAAAAGTGACAACTGAATTAGAGGTGAGTAAAAATACTTCCCTAAAACGTTCGTTTTAGGGAAGTTGTTATTCTTCTGATGGTATTTTCCTTTATGATAAGATATAGGGAAATCTAAATAAATACGGTGATTATGTGACTAATAAAAAGATACTTATTGAACGTTCAACAGGAGCTCTACTGTCTACCAATGTTAAAAAGAATGAGAGCATCTGGCGCTATGATAATTGTTATAAAATGATTTTTTCAATAAACGGATCTATGAATTACCAAATGAAAAGAAATGACTTTGTTCTTTCAAAGGAAGAATTCATGATTTTTAATCCATACGATGAACATAAACAGCTTTCAGTAGAAAACCAAAAATTTCTTATAGAACTTGATCCCTTTTTCTTAAATGAAATAGCAAATTCGATTAACTCTTATAATTTTGATATTCAATTTGCGAATTCTATTCAAAAAAATCCCCAGATAACCCAGTGGGCTCTTTTTGTAAGTGAATATGTATCTATGTACAATGAAAATATAGATAATTCAGTGGCTCTTTTTTTGGACCATAGCTTTTCACAATTAGCCATCCTGTTGATTAAAAACACAGTTGGAAATCATACTCAAACATGGGATTTAACCAGTTTTAAAACCGTCAGTCCTTTGATATATAAAACTATGGAAGCGCTGATGGAAGATTATCAACGTCAATGGACATTAGATGAAATGGCGATTGTTTCTAATCTTAGTAAATATCAATTTGCTCACTTATTTAAAGAAATTACGGGTTTGTCACCATATTCCTGGCTACAGGTTTATCGCATAATACGTAGCCAAGAAGAATTGAAAAAAACGAATAAAAGCATATTAGATATTGCACTTGATTGTGGTTTTTCATCTGTTTCCGTCTATAATCAGCTATTTAAACGTCTGTATGGAGATACTCCTGGAACTTTTCGTAAAAAACTAAAATGATAAACGATTGTAAAAAAGAGCATTATACCACCACAAATTGTAAATAGTGTATGTGTAGAAACAAAGGTAGAAAAATATCCAAATAGTCCTAGAGATACGACATTAGAAAAATATAAAAGTACTGCGTTAAAACTAAATCCACGTCCTAATTTATCTTTAGGAAGGAGCTTTTGTAGTAAATATACTCTTGAAAGGCTTGCTATAGGTAAACCTACGGCAGTTATTAAAACTCC
The Bacillus spongiae DNA segment above includes these coding regions:
- a CDS encoding Lrp/AsnC family transcriptional regulator — translated: MDNLDKQILLVLQEKGRISMTELGKEVALSQPAVTERVRRMEEKGIIDHYRAIVRPGKINKPITAFVLFQTKGCESFVQFCNESNDVIELHRISGQYNFLVKVVTETLQALEVAINEMGTFGDSTTLIVLSSPIENDKLIPLIKN
- a CDS encoding polysaccharide biosynthesis protein, translated to MENKFIRGTLFLTIATLLSKILGFIYIIPFTFLVGEQGYILYKYAYTPYTLMLSLSTIGLPLAVSKFVSKYNALGNYRVGLTLLKYGTYLMILSGIISFTVLYLMAPFLAGLVIDPNDQTGNSLADVQHVIRLVSFALLIIPVMSIFRGYFQGSQSMGPSALSTVIEQLVRIIFILVGAYVTIHIFNGSLTNAVGVATFAAFIGGIAGFIILLVVFLKRRALIKKQRDLSSSNEDINIISMFKELSGYAIPFVITGLALPIYQTIDTYTINPLFQSMNYTLGEAETINAVIGLVQILVLVPVSLATAFGMSLIPGITSAFISNRMIEVQSKISQTIQILMFFTLPAAMGLCILGEPIYRMVFGYENKNSPELGGFILQWYSLAAIVFALFTVTSAIMQGINKQNKLITGIILGICLKIVLNFKLVLYFEEVGPVLATYLGFIISIIYNIFIIKRTIGFKIIPLLKTIKSILLLVLAMTLAVWCVKELLELWLPGTLSLYYRSLIISIISIIIGISLYLGVGSRLTLVKNLAMKNRK
- a CDS encoding AraC family transcriptional regulator, which gives rise to MTNKKILIERSTGALLSTNVKKNESIWRYDNCYKMIFSINGSMNYQMKRNDFVLSKEEFMIFNPYDEHKQLSVENQKFLIELDPFFLNEIANSINSYNFDIQFANSIQKNPQITQWALFVSEYVSMYNENIDNSVALFLDHSFSQLAILLIKNTVGNHTQTWDLTSFKTVSPLIYKTMEALMEDYQRQWTLDEMAIVSNLSKYQFAHLFKEITGLSPYSWLQVYRIIRSQEELKKTNKSILDIALDCGFSSVSVYNQLFKRLYGDTPGTFRKKLK
- a CDS encoding MBL fold metallo-hydrolase — protein: MIQYKSRNLTVFQSSLYMTTSAIIHTDEVIIMTDPNWLPNEVERIRNYVNSIKGDKQLYIIYTHSDYDHVIGSGAFPDAKVIATEELKNSSQKGEIVKKIHAFDQGYYLHRNYEPEYPSVDIAVANDGETLNLGTISLTFYKAPGHTKDGLFTVIEPYGIFLTGDYLSDIEFPFIFSSYKDYIKTMKKAEEILRIHNIKVHVPGHGTTTEEPTEIRNRIDFSKFYLKELKKDGEALENLCLKKYPFYEGMKNIHFDNIKMANNGEKI
- a CDS encoding DUF7674 family protein; protein product: MVGDEMKKLVKQFVYDFPKFNDLLEEHIELNEEILPHVFFGECNEYFKEFLKKDDKEELKKLFDFFERMAIEGDDYTKEILSVTILARLGDDKDILNISYKYMREETRNFSNEIEKFWGR
- a CDS encoding DNA mismatch repair protein MutT, whose protein sequence is MRDRSSLIIIENKQVVLEELGVEVKVNECISEVEFNGTQYFFLSQIIAGAFGTGKGEEYTDENRDRGTYLPMWVDIESLSSIEVRPKEVALKVKSLLN